The window GGAGCCGGCCGTAGCCAGAACTCCAACGCAGAAGATGGCCGTCCGCCGAACGCAAGTCAAGACTTTGCGGGGCGACTTTTAACGCGCGACGGGTTAAGATCAAATCGTCCCACCTCCCTCTCCCTCCTTCTGCCCGAGGACGACTGCATGGCTCGGCGCGCTCTTGGTTGCTGTCTCTTGTTGTTGCTGTGCTCGCGCGCTGCGATTGCCGAGCAACCCTTCACGGCCAACGACTACGCCGCGCGCATCAAGCCCGTACTCAAAGAACGCTGCTTTGCATGTCATGGTGCGCTAAAGCAAGAAGGGAGTCTGCGCGTCGACTCGGTCGCGAATTTGCTCAAAGGTGGCGACAGCGGCAGCTCGCTAAAAGCCAGCGACGTCGCGGCGAGTTTGCTGCTTAATAAAATTACGGCCAAGGAAGAATCCGAGCGCATGCCGCCGGAGGGAGAGCCGCTCAAGCCGGCGGAAATCGAAGCGATTCGAGCCTGGATTGCGGCAGGATCGCCGGCCCCGGAGAACGAACAAGCCGAGCGCGATCCGCGCGATCACTGGGCTTTCAAAGCGCCGATTAAAGCGCCGTTGCCAATGGTGAAGAACGAAGCCTGGGCGAAAAACCCGATCGATGCCTTCATCGCGGCCGAGCATGACAAGCGTGGGATTGTCCCGCAGAAACCAACTGACAAGCGCCTCTGGCTGCGGCGCGTCACGCTTGACCTGATCGGCTTGCCGCCGACGAGTGAAGAGATGGGCGCGTTCCTCGCCGACGACTCGGCAACCGCGCACGACAAGGTTGTCGATGGTTTACTGCAACGGCCTGAATATGGCGAGCGCTGGGGCCGTCACCTGATGGACATCTATCGCTACAGCGATTGGTGGGGGCTCGGCGCGGAAGTTCGCAATTCGCAAAAGCACATCTGGCATTGGCGTGACTGGATCATCGAATCGCTCAACGCCGACAAGCCCTACGACCAGATGATTCGCGAGTCGCTGGCTGCTGACGAACTCTATCCCAACGACCTCGACAAACTCCGCGGCAGCGGCTTTCTCGCCCGGCAGTATTTCAAGTTCAACCGTACGAGTTGGCTCGATGAAACCGTCGAACACACCGGCAAAGCCTTCCTCGGGCTGACCTTCAACTGTGCGAAGTGCCACGATCACAAGTACGACCCGTTCTCGCAGGTCGAGTACTACCAAATGCGGGCCATCTTCGAGCCGTACCAAATCCGCACGGACGTTGTCGGCGACGAACTCGACTTCGAAAAGAACGGCATTCCGCGGCCCTTCGACTGCAACCTCGATGCGGTGACTCATTTGCATATTCGCGGAGACGATCGGAATCCAGACAAGACGAAAACGATCACGCCACAGCCGCCAGCGTTCTTGTCGGTGGGTGAATTCGCAATTCACGAAGTAAAGTTGCCGCACGATGCACATCAACCTGGTCTGCGGGCTCACGTCATCGCGGCGCAGCGCAAGTCGGCCGATAACGCCATCACGGCAGCGCGCGCAGCGCTCACGGCAGCTCAAGCGAAGCACGCAGAGGCGCCCGACGATCAAAAGGCAAAATCGCTGCTCGAAGTCGTCATCGCGGAACGAGCTTTCAACGTTGCCGAAGCCAGCGTTCAAGCGTTCGTCGCTCGTTTGGCTGCCGACGAAGCTCGTTTCCATCCGGCCAACTCCGAAGATCCCAAGCCACGGTTCATCGAGGCAGCCGCGGCGGAAAAAGAAGTCGCCGTAAGAAAGGCCGAAGAAGAAGTGGCCCGCGCCGAGCTCGCGCTACACATTGCTGCCGCCGACAAGAAGGCCGAGCCCGAAAAGAAGCTCGCGGCCGCCAAGACCGCGCTCGAAGCAGCGATGAAGAATCTCGCCGCGCCGGGTGAAGCCTACACGTCACTCGTCGGCTCGCTTAAAACTCTCGAGTCGAATCTCGAACAGGAACCGTCGCGCAAAAAGCCGTTCCCCACGACCAGCACTGGTCGGCGAACCGCGCTTGCACAGTGGATCACCGATCCGCAGCATCCGCTCACTTCGCGAGTCATCGTCAATCACGTTTGGAATCGCCATTTCGGCCGCGCGCTGGTTCCGACCGTCTTCGACTTCGGCCGTAAGGGAACTCCGCCGACGCATCCCGAGTTGCTCGATTGGCTCGCCGTGGAACTGCGCGAACGCAACTGGAGCTTAAAGCATTTGCATCGCCTGATTTGCACCTCGCAAACCTATCGACTGAATTCATCTACCGCCGGGGCGACCGCAGAAACCCTTGCTGCCGATCCCGATAACAAGTTCTATTGGCGAGCAAGTCCGCTGCGGATGGAAGCTCAGTTGGTGCGCGACGGCTTGCTGCATCTGGCCGGCGAACTCGACCTGAAGCAAGGCGGCCCATCGATTCCGGTCGCCGATGCGAACTCCAAACGCCGCAGCTTGTACTTCGTCCACTCTCACAACGAGCATCAGCAGTTCCTGCAGGCCTTCGACGACGCCAACGTGCTCGAGTGTTACCGCCGCAGCGAAAGCATCGTGCCGCAACAGGCCCTCGCCCTCGAAAACAGCCCGCTGGCAACGGCCATGACGGAGAAGATCGGCGCGAAGTTGCAAACAGCAAACCCGCAGGCCAGCGATGCGGAGTTTGTACGCACCGCGTTTCTGCTCATTCTTGCTACCGAGCCGAAGCAATCAGAAATTGACTTGGTGCTAGGATCGATCGCACAATTAACCGACATCGCCAATCAAAAGAAGCTGCCTAACGCTCAGCAGCACGCACGCATTCAAATCATTCACGCCTTATTAAACCACAACGACTTCGTCACTATCCGGTAAGGGAAGCAGAGGCCATGAAAACAATCTCCTCATCGCCCGATCTCCCCACCGCCCCATCGCGGCGCAATTTTCTCAAGAACGGTCTTTCCACACTCGCCCTCAGCGCGCTCATTGCGCAAGACAGCCGCGCCAATCCCGCCGCCGAATGGCAGCCGCCAACAGGCCAGCCGCACTTCGCTCCGAAGGCCAAGAGCGTCATCTGGCTGTTCATGAACGGCGGCGTGTCGCACATGGAGTCGTTCGATCCCAAACCGGAGCTGACGAAGTATGCCGGCAAAAGTATCAGCGAAACGCCGCACGCCGATGTGCAGAATCCGGAGAAGCTGAAGCTCGCGCGGGTGACGGTCATCAACGATGCCAATGGTCAGCAGCGGAACAAGATTTATCCGCTGCAGGTCGGCTTTAGAGAGTACGGGCAGGCCGGCATTGAGATGAGCGATTGGGTGCCACACATGGGCTCGGTCGTCGACGATCTCGCGATCATCCGCTCGATGTACACGACCGACGACAACCACGGCGCGCAGACGCAGTTCCATTCGGGGCGGCACATGCTCGACGGCGAATATCCGACGCTCGGCGGCTGGGTGCATTACGGTTTGGGGTCGCTCAACGACAACCTGCCGCAGTTCATCTCGATGGGCAAACGCGAATACTGGAACGCCAAGGACGGCCACTACCTGGGCCCGGCCCACGACGCGATTCCCATTCGCGTCGATCCGGCCAACCCGCTCGACTTCGGCAAACCGGCGAAGAACATTTCTGCCAGAGAACAGCAAATCGGGTTCGATCTGGTCGGCAAGCTGAATCAACTCAAAGCCGAAGAGTATCCAAACGACGCAGCGCTCAGCGCGCGGATCAAAGCGTATGAGCTCGCCTATCGCATGCAAACTTCGGTGCCAGAGACGCTCGATCTGAACCGCGAAACGCAGGCGACGCAAAATCTGTATGGCATCGACGATCCGGCGACGAAGGATTTTGGCTTGCAGATGCTCGCAGCCCGGCGGTTCGTCGAGCGCGGGGTGCGGTTCATTCAGGTGCAGCACGGCGCGGGTGGCGCTGGCGTGTGGGATGCGCATGGCGGACTGAAAGCTAACCACTCGAAGAATTTCCAAGCCGTCGATAAACCGATCGCCGGTTTGATCAAGGATCTGAAGCAGCGCGGTCTGCTCGAATCGACACTCGTGGTCTTCGCCAGCGAGTTTGGCCGCACGCCGGGAACGCAGGGTGCCGATGGCCGCGATCATCACATTTATGGCTTTAGCGTGTGGATGGCCGGCGGCGGTTTGAAAGGTGGCATCGTCCACGGCGTGACCGATGAAATCGGTTTCCACGCCGTTGAAAACCGTCACTACGTCACCGACATCCACGCCACGATTATGCAGCAGTTGGGGCTCGACTCGCGGCGGCTAGAAATCCCCGGCCGCAAGCGACTCGATATTGATCACGGCAAAGTGATCAGCGAGATCGTGGCTTGAAACTGTTGCGATCGGTTACTTGCCGCCGCGGAACGTCGAACTTTGCACGATCTCATGGATCAAGCTCCGCGTGCCGAAGTTTTTCTCGCGTAGCCGCGCGACGATTTCGTCGATCTCGACCAAGTCACCGCCACTTGGCGGTCGGCCCGTGGCGTAGGTCAGAAATTTCACGGCCATGTTGCGGGCCAGTTGATCGGGATCGGCGAGCAGGTGAGCCTTGAGTTCCGTGAGATTCTGAAACGGCTGGCCAGTAACGGTTTCGCCCGAGGGGTCGATGATAGGACCATCCATTTGCAGGCGATTGTCCTTGAGAAATCGATAGCGTTCGCGCTGCCGGCCGACGACGTCGAAGCTTTCCAGGGCAAAGCCCGGCGGGTCCATCTTCGCATGGCAGGAATTGCACGTCGGGTTGCTGCGATGCTTGGCGAGTTGTTCGCGAATGGTGGTCGCACCGCGCACATCGGGATCGATGCCGCTGATGTTCGGCGGCGGCGGATTGATCGTCTTGCCCAGGAGCCGCGACGTGACGAACACACCGCGCACGACCGGCGAGGTCGTCGTGCCGTTGGCGCTCACTTTCATAATACTCGGTTGAGTCACAATGCCGCCGCGACCACCGCCGACGCGGAGCGGTGTTTTGCGCAGTTCGGCGCCCACCACATCTTTGATTCCATACAGCTTGGCGACCGGGGCGTTGAGGTAAGTGAAATCGGAGTCGATGACGTTGGTCGTGCTTAGATCTTCGCGAACCATCGCGGCAAAGAACTGCCGAGTTTCTTCCAGCATCGAGTCGACCGTGTAGGGCATGATGTCCGATTCCCACGCGTCGTCAGGATAGAGTTGCCGATCGGGCTGCGTGCTGTTGATGTCGCGCAGCTTCAGCCATTGGCCGGTGAAGTTCTCCACAAAGCGGCGGCACTTGGGGTCATTCAGCAAGCGTTCGGTTTCGGCCCGCAGCACCTTCGGATCGGCCAGTGTGCCATCAGCGGCTAGTTTGCGAAGCTGCTCATCGGGCGCGGTGCTCCAGAGGAAATACGACAGTCGCGCGGCGAGCGCGTGAAGATCGCTCTTGTCGGTAGACTCGCGGCTGAGAAACACGAAATGAGCGGACGAAAGAATTGCTTTCTGAGCGAGCCGTAGCGACTCCTCGAACGACGCCGGCTCGGCCAACTTGCCTTGAAACAACGCGACGAACGGCTGCACTTCTTCATCATTCACAGGACGCCGAACCGCCACCGCCATGAAGTTTTTGAGGAGCCGCCGGGCGTCGTTCTCGGGATCGGCAGAAACGACGGTGTACAGCGGTTGCGGGCTGTCGTGCGGACGCTTCGGCCGCGGCAGCTTATCGCCGTCCTTCCATTTTTCGACCGCCAAATCACCGAACATCAACTTGCGAGCGGGCGTCGGCCAGGATTCGAGCAGCGGGCCTTCAATCTCGGTCCACTCCACGGCCACGCCTTGGTAATCGAACTTCTTGGCCCCTGAATCGGTGCCATGGCCGTGGTGCAGGGTCACGGCGTTGAAGTGCAGATGGTCGCTCGGTTCGAGCCAGGTCGTCACGGTCGATACGGTCGGCTGATCGGGGAGCGCGTCGAAATATCCGAGCACCTGCTTCTGCGTGGCGAGGCTGAACGCTTCGGCCTTAGTGCAGGGGACGAGCTCACCCTTCTTCCAATGAAAGGCATACGCGGAAATCTTGATCCGATACATGCCCGCCATCGGAATGCGGGCTTTGTGATGATTGTTCAGATACAGCAGGCCGGCGGGATCAGAATGAAAGAACGTTCCCATCGCTTTCACGGGCTCGATCTTGTCTGGGTTGGCTCCCTTTTCGACGACGCCTGTTTCTTTG is drawn from Anatilimnocola floriformis and contains these coding sequences:
- a CDS encoding PSD1 and planctomycete cytochrome C domain-containing protein — encoded protein: MARRALGCCLLLLLCSRAAIAEQPFTANDYAARIKPVLKERCFACHGALKQEGSLRVDSVANLLKGGDSGSSLKASDVAASLLLNKITAKEESERMPPEGEPLKPAEIEAIRAWIAAGSPAPENEQAERDPRDHWAFKAPIKAPLPMVKNEAWAKNPIDAFIAAEHDKRGIVPQKPTDKRLWLRRVTLDLIGLPPTSEEMGAFLADDSATAHDKVVDGLLQRPEYGERWGRHLMDIYRYSDWWGLGAEVRNSQKHIWHWRDWIIESLNADKPYDQMIRESLAADELYPNDLDKLRGSGFLARQYFKFNRTSWLDETVEHTGKAFLGLTFNCAKCHDHKYDPFSQVEYYQMRAIFEPYQIRTDVVGDELDFEKNGIPRPFDCNLDAVTHLHIRGDDRNPDKTKTITPQPPAFLSVGEFAIHEVKLPHDAHQPGLRAHVIAAQRKSADNAITAARAALTAAQAKHAEAPDDQKAKSLLEVVIAERAFNVAEASVQAFVARLAADEARFHPANSEDPKPRFIEAAAAEKEVAVRKAEEEVARAELALHIAAADKKAEPEKKLAAAKTALEAAMKNLAAPGEAYTSLVGSLKTLESNLEQEPSRKKPFPTTSTGRRTALAQWITDPQHPLTSRVIVNHVWNRHFGRALVPTVFDFGRKGTPPTHPELLDWLAVELRERNWSLKHLHRLICTSQTYRLNSSTAGATAETLAADPDNKFYWRASPLRMEAQLVRDGLLHLAGELDLKQGGPSIPVADANSKRRSLYFVHSHNEHQQFLQAFDDANVLECYRRSESIVPQQALALENSPLATAMTEKIGAKLQTANPQASDAEFVRTAFLLILATEPKQSEIDLVLGSIAQLTDIANQKKLPNAQQHARIQIIHALLNHNDFVTIR
- a CDS encoding DUF1501 domain-containing protein, producing MKTISSSPDLPTAPSRRNFLKNGLSTLALSALIAQDSRANPAAEWQPPTGQPHFAPKAKSVIWLFMNGGVSHMESFDPKPELTKYAGKSISETPHADVQNPEKLKLARVTVINDANGQQRNKIYPLQVGFREYGQAGIEMSDWVPHMGSVVDDLAIIRSMYTTDDNHGAQTQFHSGRHMLDGEYPTLGGWVHYGLGSLNDNLPQFISMGKREYWNAKDGHYLGPAHDAIPIRVDPANPLDFGKPAKNISAREQQIGFDLVGKLNQLKAEEYPNDAALSARIKAYELAYRMQTSVPETLDLNRETQATQNLYGIDDPATKDFGLQMLAARRFVERGVRFIQVQHGAGGAGVWDAHGGLKANHSKNFQAVDKPIAGLIKDLKQRGLLESTLVVFASEFGRTPGTQGADGRDHHIYGFSVWMAGGGLKGGIVHGVTDEIGFHAVENRHYVTDIHATIMQQLGLDSRRLEIPGRKRLDIDHGKVISEIVA
- a CDS encoding DUF1592 domain-containing protein, with the protein product MNLFRSSLWALSALAIPAVVLAAEPAGFDETIKPFVKTHCANCHSGEKPEAGLNLVTLPADFSNPKIAQVWSNVREQLRDRTMPPKDAEAPTAAASKPVVEWLAKNLKAAPQPPIVRRMNRTEHENSLRDMLGLPGIEIKEMLPVDGDSQGFDTVANSLDISYVQMANYMDAAEVALSKGAALGLLPERPETKTIRYYPQHCDGWWRRSGEGATIQLAADGADPIWNKETGVVEKGANPDKIEPVKAMGTFFHSDPAGLLYLNNHHKARIPMAGMYRIKISAYAFHWKKGELVPCTKAEAFSLATQKQVLGYFDALPDQPTVSTVTTWLEPSDHLHFNAVTLHHGHGTDSGAKKFDYQGVAVEWTEIEGPLLESWPTPARKLMFGDLAVEKWKDGDKLPRPKRPHDSPQPLYTVVSADPENDARRLLKNFMAVAVRRPVNDEEVQPFVALFQGKLAEPASFEESLRLAQKAILSSAHFVFLSRESTDKSDLHALAARLSYFLWSTAPDEQLRKLAADGTLADPKVLRAETERLLNDPKCRRFVENFTGQWLKLRDINSTQPDRQLYPDDAWESDIMPYTVDSMLEETRQFFAAMVREDLSTTNVIDSDFTYLNAPVAKLYGIKDVVGAELRKTPLRVGGGRGGIVTQPSIMKVSANGTTTSPVVRGVFVTSRLLGKTINPPPPNISGIDPDVRGATTIREQLAKHRSNPTCNSCHAKMDPPGFALESFDVVGRQRERYRFLKDNRLQMDGPIIDPSGETVTGQPFQNLTELKAHLLADPDQLARNMAVKFLTYATGRPPSGGDLVEIDEIVARLREKNFGTRSLIHEIVQSSTFRGGK